The genomic region AATCGGTGCAATGCTTATCTCCCCTCTTATGGGGCCGATAATCAGCTTCGGATTCGCATACATAACATCGGAAACAAAACTCATAAGACAGTCGCTGACAACCATAGGCAAAAGCCTTGTGTATGTCATACTCTCCGCCGCTGTGCTCTCTTTCATATCACCCCTGAACGAGTTGAACGAACAGATTCTGGCCAGAACAAAACCTAACCTCTATGACCTCTTCATAGCGGTTTTCTCCGGTCTGGCTGTCTCGGTCAGCTACCTGTCGAAGCGTGCCAACGCAGTTTCCATACTCACCGGGGTTGCCATAGCAACTTCCATCATTCCCCCTTTAAGCGTTGTGGGTTTCGGCATAGGCACGGGCAACTGGGCGGTTTCCGTGGGTTCGTTCCTGCTGTTTGCAACCAACTTTGCGGCAATAGTCGCCACAACGGCACTCAGCGGCATCCTGTTCGGAAACCAGTATTTTCAGCACCTCAAGGACTTCAACTACATAAAGAAACGTCTCACAATGATAGTCGCACTCATCCTGCTCATCTGCCTTCCTCTCTCCTTCACACTTAAGCAGTCGGTGGAGAACCTGAAAATCCGCAGAATAGTTAATCAGGCAGTGGGCAACATAAAAAATGCCACGGTGTTCAACGTCAGCTACAGTATGAACAAGGATACGCTGAACCTCAACCTTGCTCTGGCCGCCAGCAAGCCTCTGACACATGACGAAACCCTTGTGCTGAAAGCAGAGATTGAAAACAGACTGGGCAAAAAGAGCGACATCCACATCACTCAGGTGGCTCTGAAAGAGGATCTGGTTAGCAACACCCGCACTGTGGTAAAGGCTCAGCCGGAACCTGTTGAGCTGAATATAGCCGAGGTTTCGGATAAGTTCAGGGAAAAAACAAGGGATATCAGGGCTGAGATAGCCAAACTGCTGGCTCCCGCCGAGATAACCGACTATGCGGTACTGCTCAGCTCCGACAACACTGCAACCCTCAGGCTGAAGGTTATCAGAGAGACACCTGTTTCAGCGGAAGAGATGAATATGCTGACGAAGTTTGTTTCGGCAAATTTTAAATATAATATGAAAGTGAACGTGGAAACCGTAATTCCTGAAGCTGCTATCGCAGAGGAAGATGCAATAAAGCCTGAAAACTAGGCTTTTTCCGCCAGATTGTTGTAGTAGACCCGCATTTTATCGGTGAGGAACTCACAGGGATAATAGATTCCGGCGATGGCTCCGGTCTGGAAATCACCCTCATCGGTATGGAGTATCTGGTTTGCTGGAATGAATGTCTTGTGAAGCCCGGCATAGGCACATTCCTTGTCGCATATGAGCCTGACCGGCATTCCGTCACCCGTTATCCCCCACACAAGGGGTCTTTTGGGGCATGCCTGTCTCAGCTTAAACGCATATTCCAGAAGCTGCTGTTTCATCGCCGGCAGAAACAGTCTGCCCAGAAGCTTCACTATCTCTATGTCGGCATATCCTGAGTACGCCAGCTCATACATAACCTTGTGCACTTCAATGCTTCCGGTTGTGTATCTGTTCTTTTTGACTATATCAACAAACAGGTTCACCGTCATGAGTATCCGCATGAACGGGTTTCCGGAGTTGTCCTGAATGTTGAAGACGGCCGTTCCGTCTGCATCTCTGTAGCTGTATCTATGGAGTATCGCTTTATAAACCTGCGGGTCACGGCAAAGTTCGGCCGCAATCTGCGCCGACTGATGACATTTCAGCGCAGGTTCGGAATCTTCAAGGGCGTAGCCGGAAAAAATCCCTGAATACTGCATGAAGGTGGTGAAGGTCATATTATGCAGAAAATAATCCTTCTCGGCCAGATTCTCAGCCCTGCTCATATACATTGATGCTACAATCATCCCCAGAAAGGTCGTGTGCACTGTGTTTGAGAACATCTCCATGTGACTGTCCAGATTTTTCACCATCCTGAGCATAACAGATATACCCTTTGCATTGTCCAGAAGCCTGTCCACAAAACCGCTGAAATTTCTGCTGATTCCGGTCTTTAAATCCACATACTCGTGAAAGCTTTTAAACTTCCCTCCGCTGCTCTTCACCCTCTCAAGGGAGCGTTCAATACGTGAGTTCACCCTGAGCCTGTAAAGCTCCAGAACATCATCAGACGCCTGAACTGAAACGGAAGTGGTCATGAAACCTGGATTGACAACGTATCTCTCCAGAAGGGACTCGATGTATTTGTCGATGGGAATGTCTTTGTTTATAAGGATGTTGCCGCCCATATCCCTCAGCTCGGAGGCCATGGGCATTGAGTGGGTGAACATGCAGACGCCATTCAGCCTGAGATATTTAACGAACTCCGGGGCTCCCTGTGCCATGAGCTTATCACGCAGGGTATTTTCGGATATGTCCAGATCTGCGGCCAGCATTTCAAATATGTTTGCGTGTACTATCGTCTGCAAAAAACCACCCCTTTTTTTTGCTGATAGTTATACTATGTAAAATTTAATCAATTAGTCAATACATATTGGGTGGTTAAAAAATATGCAAAAGAGAAAGGGCGGTTGCCCGCCCTCTCAGAATCAGCCTTTAATAGGCCAGCTGCGCTGCTGACGGAGAATATTGCCTGCGGTATTTGTCTGTGTACATGAGTCTGAAAGAATATACACCGCCGGACTGGAAGAGTGACGCATTGAATGTGTATGAAGTGCTTGCAAACGGCAGATTCTCTTTTTCAAGAATGATTTCGCTTGCAGATGTCTGAGGTGATCTTTCGACCATCAGGTTAACTTCACTGATATCTTCATCATTGGGAGCCGAATAGGTGGCCGTAACGGAACCGTCGTTGTTTTTAACAACTGAAATGCTCACTGCCTTACTGACACATGTAGGCAGTGTCATGGTTTTCGTAACGGTTGAGCTGTCGGCCATGGCCAGAGAGTATGTAACGGTCTTGCCGCAGAGATTTCCACCGTTCAGGCTGACTGTTCCCGTTCTGGTGAACTGACTGCCGTTCCATGTCCAGACCTCTCCGTTTTCAAATACCTGAACGCTCTTGCACTCGGTGTCATATGGGTTGACAGCCAGAGCAGCCGTTCCGGTGAATCCGTTGGATGTTACGGTTCCGGATGTGATGTTGGTGGTTCCTTCGCAGGCGGAAATATATGCGTATCTTGAGCTCCAGCCTGCGTCAGTGTTTAAGGTTGCCCAGAAATCAGCTCTTTCCTGATTTCCTCTGATATACCACGTGCCGTTTATCTTCTGCAGGATCATTCCGGCATCTCCCGCCTTCTGGTCGTCGTATGCCTCTTCATAAACAACCTGTCCGCCCAGCGTGGCTCTGACATGGTTGTTCATAAGTATGCGGTACATCAGACTGCCCTGCTCTTTCAGAGTGTTATAGGCCGGATCGTCTGAGGTCATCTTGACTGCAAGGGCTT from Seleniivibrio woodruffii harbors:
- a CDS encoding TIGR00341 family protein, which encodes MTKFERFLQFFNIDSDPSFFEEIYAQSEMTKSYTVLLLLANFIALFGLITNSVAVIIGAMLISPLMGPIISFGFAYITSETKLIRQSLTTIGKSLVYVILSAAVLSFISPLNELNEQILARTKPNLYDLFIAVFSGLAVSVSYLSKRANAVSILTGVAIATSIIPPLSVVGFGIGTGNWAVSVGSFLLFATNFAAIVATTALSGILFGNQYFQHLKDFNYIKKRLTMIVALILLICLPLSFTLKQSVENLKIRRIVNQAVGNIKNATVFNVSYSMNKDTLNLNLALAASKPLTHDETLVLKAEIENRLGKKSDIHITQVALKEDLVSNTRTVVKAQPEPVELNIAEVSDKFREKTRDIRAEIAKLLAPAEITDYAVLLSSDNTATLRLKVIRETPVSAEEMNMLTKFVSANFKYNMKVNVETVIPEAAIAEEDAIKPEN